One region of Glutamicibacter sp. B1 genomic DNA includes:
- a CDS encoding HNH endonuclease signature motif containing protein encodes MSDSIGQAIADLNQAIRSTSAITADQALAIAALIPDLHQFIAPIAGAGPENQPAYSQDPRFALALAQSVELTAHQALRTRVYAAHLLESTAAHTLTTDELEAVRAGSTDFTEPAQCTGQRPSFRNSTDLLASWLRLEHFEAQRRTDSAHHVFAQFDYHHQVYPAQFPLMAQRFRDGSLPPAEALSAARRLGSLEPKRTEFAPPTTSSVRDEQGQLVESVLNLEMDEPEPATRHKAVNLVIKTAREQLSQEQPEAEEGIFRKGLRRGLIWYEMGLRPVRAELFESGLTQSDNPRSGAGQTAREAFVDENAETQESAGEHPDFITDEEAATAESTDSAPISPAARRLNAVMNLLELNAKRLKRLQEAMGKRANSPDSSPPETEDLDLPVIKPQVVVMLTLAELEGRAETHGITGHGFKLSATDLRQTLAKAKIIPMVLGGKGELLDIGRSQRKHPGYMRLGISVRDRGCIVPGCTMDPERCNIHHIWFWSEGGVTSVYWSAMLCDTHHHDVHAGLIKVIPDDGVPKVILPNFVDPTQTPVRNRYNDVQAA; translated from the coding sequence ATGAGTGATTCGATCGGTCAGGCCATTGCCGACCTCAACCAGGCAATCAGGAGCACTTCGGCAATCACCGCCGATCAGGCTCTGGCTATCGCTGCACTCATTCCGGACCTGCACCAGTTCATCGCCCCCATTGCTGGTGCAGGGCCGGAAAACCAACCGGCCTACTCACAGGATCCACGTTTCGCCCTGGCCCTGGCACAATCGGTCGAGCTGACCGCCCACCAAGCATTACGCACCCGGGTGTACGCGGCACATCTGCTCGAATCCACAGCAGCCCACACCCTAACGACAGACGAACTGGAAGCCGTCCGCGCAGGGAGCACTGACTTCACCGAACCCGCGCAGTGCACCGGCCAACGCCCCAGTTTTCGCAACAGCACTGACTTGCTCGCCTCCTGGTTGCGCCTAGAACATTTTGAGGCTCAACGTCGAACAGACAGCGCGCACCATGTTTTTGCCCAGTTTGACTACCATCATCAGGTGTACCCTGCACAGTTCCCCCTCATGGCCCAACGGTTTCGTGATGGCTCGCTGCCACCGGCTGAAGCACTGTCCGCCGCACGTCGTTTGGGCTCGCTGGAACCAAAACGCACAGAATTCGCCCCTCCAACCACATCAAGTGTGCGCGATGAGCAGGGCCAGCTAGTCGAGTCAGTACTGAACCTGGAAATGGACGAGCCAGAACCTGCCACCCGACACAAGGCCGTCAACCTCGTTATCAAGACGGCGCGCGAACAACTATCCCAGGAACAGCCCGAAGCTGAGGAAGGGATCTTCCGCAAGGGACTGCGTCGTGGCCTCATTTGGTATGAGATGGGGCTGCGACCGGTTCGCGCGGAACTTTTCGAATCTGGACTCACTCAGAGTGACAACCCACGCTCCGGCGCAGGGCAAACGGCCCGCGAAGCATTCGTCGATGAAAACGCTGAAACGCAAGAGTCCGCAGGCGAACATCCGGACTTCATCACCGATGAGGAAGCCGCCACCGCCGAGTCCACCGATTCCGCGCCCATTTCTCCAGCGGCCCGTCGACTCAACGCGGTCATGAATTTGCTCGAACTCAACGCTAAACGGCTCAAGCGTCTGCAAGAAGCGATGGGCAAACGGGCAAATTCGCCAGATTCTTCGCCTCCTGAGACCGAGGATCTGGACTTACCCGTGATCAAACCGCAGGTAGTGGTCATGTTGACTCTGGCCGAGTTGGAAGGTCGAGCCGAAACCCACGGAATCACGGGACATGGTTTTAAGCTCAGCGCCACCGATCTTCGCCAAACCCTAGCCAAAGCGAAAATCATTCCGATGGTTTTGGGCGGTAAGGGCGAGCTCCTGGACATTGGGCGCAGCCAACGCAAGCATCCTGGCTATATGCGTTTAGGCATATCGGTGCGCGACCGGGGTTGCATTGTGCCCGGTTGCACCATGGATCCCGAACGCTGCAATATCCACCACATCTGGTTCTGGTCGGAAGGTGGAGTCACCTCCGTGTACTGGAGTGCGATGCTCTGCGATACCCACCATCATGATGTCCATGCCGGGCTCATCAAGGTCATTCCAGATGACGGGGTCCCTAAGGTCATTCTCCCGAACTTTGTCGATCCGACCCAGACCCCTGTGCGTAACCGCTATAACGATGTACAAGCGGCCTAA
- the rpsA gene encoding 30S ribosomal protein S1 gives MTITSNENNSAPVVAINDIGSAEDFLAAVDATIKYFNDGDLVEGTVVKVDHDEVLLDIGYKTEGVIPSRELSIKHDVDPGEVVTVGDSVEALVLTKEDKEGRLILSKKRAQYERAWGDIEKIKEEDGVVTGTVIEVVKGGLILDIGLRGFLPASLVEMRRVRDLAPYIGQEIEAKIIELDKNRNNVVLSRRAWLEQTQSEVRSTFLNKLEKGQVRPGVVSSIVNFGAFVDLGGVDGLVHVSELSWKHIDHPSEVVEVGQEVTVEVLEVDLDRERVSLSLKATQEDPWQTFARTHALGQVVPGKVTKLVPFGAFVRVEDGIEGLVHISELAVRHVELAEQVVSVGDELFVKVIDIDLERRRISLSLKQANEGVDPEGTEFDPALYGMAAEYDEAGNYKYPEGFDPESNEWLEGFDTQRAAWEAQYAAAQERWEAHKKQVAAAIVADAEAEPAAAGSSEPAPASYSSEAPATDAGTLASDEALAALREKLTGN, from the coding sequence ATGACCATCACCTCGAACGAGAACAACAGCGCACCAGTCGTCGCAATCAACGACATTGGATCTGCTGAGGACTTCTTGGCCGCAGTCGATGCCACCATCAAGTACTTCAACGATGGTGACCTCGTCGAAGGCACCGTCGTCAAGGTTGACCACGACGAAGTTCTGCTCGACATCGGTTACAAGACCGAAGGTGTCATCCCTTCCCGCGAGCTTTCCATCAAGCACGACGTTGACCCAGGTGAAGTTGTCACCGTTGGCGACAGCGTTGAAGCCTTGGTTCTGACCAAGGAAGACAAGGAAGGCCGCCTGATCCTGTCCAAGAAGCGTGCTCAGTACGAGCGTGCTTGGGGCGACATCGAAAAGATCAAGGAAGAGGACGGCGTCGTTACCGGTACCGTCATCGAGGTTGTCAAGGGTGGCCTCATCCTGGACATCGGCCTGCGTGGCTTCCTGCCAGCATCGCTCGTCGAGATGCGCCGTGTGCGCGACCTGGCACCATACATCGGCCAGGAAATCGAAGCCAAGATCATCGAGCTGGACAAGAACCGCAACAACGTTGTGCTTTCCCGCCGTGCATGGCTCGAGCAGACCCAGTCCGAGGTTCGCTCGACCTTCCTCAACAAGCTGGAAAAGGGCCAGGTTCGTCCGGGCGTTGTTTCCTCCATCGTCAACTTCGGTGCATTCGTGGACCTGGGCGGCGTAGACGGCCTGGTACACGTTTCCGAGTTGTCCTGGAAGCACATCGACCACCCATCAGAGGTTGTCGAAGTTGGCCAGGAAGTAACCGTAGAGGTTCTCGAAGTCGATCTGGACCGCGAGCGCGTTTCCCTGTCGCTGAAGGCTACCCAGGAAGATCCATGGCAGACCTTCGCCCGCACCCACGCACTGGGTCAGGTTGTACCGGGCAAGGTTACCAAGCTGGTTCCATTCGGTGCGTTCGTTCGCGTCGAAGACGGCATCGAAGGCCTGGTTCACATCTCCGAGCTTGCAGTTCGCCACGTTGAACTGGCTGAGCAGGTTGTCTCCGTTGGTGACGAACTGTTCGTCAAGGTTATCGACATCGACCTGGAGCGCCGCCGCATCTCGCTGTCGCTCAAGCAGGCTAACGAAGGTGTTGACCCAGAGGGCACCGAGTTCGACCCAGCACTCTACGGCATGGCTGCAGAGTACGACGAGGCCGGCAACTACAAGTACCCAGAGGGCTTCGACCCAGAGTCGAACGAATGGCTCGAAGGCTTCGACACCCAGCGCGCTGCATGGGAAGCACAGTACGCTGCTGCTCAGGAGCGTTGGGAAGCACACAAGAAGCAGGTTGCTGCCGCAATCGTAGCCGACGCAGAAGCAGAGCCTGCTGCTGCAGGTAGCTCCGAGCCAGCTCCAGCTTCGTACTCCTCGGAGGCTCCAGCCACCGATGCAGGTACCCTGGCTTCCGACGAAGCTCTTGCTGCACTGCGCGAGAAGCTGACCGGCAACTAA
- a CDS encoding GNAT family N-acetyltransferase: protein MAGSGSNLPHTRRALKLKCRNGLKLLVELPGSILDIDPEKFETQFEQLMVSAFEHTFGSVDGTAHDKGVALGRWEGWDTLSKAKNMRHAAYYDEAGTLGGFVTYKFGGWDEPESKMVVHKLVATSDVARLKLLEYVASHDLIHEVHGQGSVDDPLRQVLADVRDYQVRSVDDVLWLRVLDVIAAFEARGYHHDGRLAVTVQDRLGLVSGTYVFEVVHGSASVRKVAEGSVQLDGVGQVSMGERELAGLYLGTTTLQQLLDIGRARRVSEATLCTNVDLFDVRRAGFTAHAF, encoded by the coding sequence ATGGCCGGTTCGGGTTCGAACCTGCCACATACCAGACGCGCCTTAAAACTCAAGTGCCGTAACGGGTTGAAGTTGTTGGTTGAGCTTCCGGGATCGATCCTCGATATTGATCCTGAAAAATTTGAGACACAATTTGAGCAGCTGATGGTTTCTGCTTTTGAACACACCTTCGGTTCTGTGGATGGCACAGCGCACGACAAAGGGGTCGCGCTAGGGCGATGGGAGGGATGGGACACCCTGAGCAAGGCCAAGAACATGCGTCATGCCGCCTACTACGACGAAGCAGGAACCTTAGGTGGCTTCGTTACCTATAAATTTGGTGGGTGGGACGAACCGGAATCAAAAATGGTCGTGCATAAACTGGTAGCCACCAGTGATGTGGCACGGCTGAAGCTACTAGAATACGTTGCTAGCCACGATCTGATTCACGAGGTCCATGGGCAGGGCTCAGTCGATGATCCGTTGCGGCAGGTGCTCGCAGACGTGCGAGATTACCAGGTGCGTTCAGTTGACGACGTATTGTGGCTCCGCGTCCTGGACGTGATCGCTGCCTTTGAAGCTCGCGGTTATCACCACGATGGTCGATTAGCGGTCACGGTGCAGGATCGATTGGGGTTGGTGAGCGGCACCTATGTGTTTGAGGTGGTGCACGGGTCGGCCTCGGTGAGGAAAGTTGCTGAAGGGTCAGTACAGCTCGACGGGGTCGGGCAAGTATCGATGGGCGAACGCGAACTGGCTGGATTGTATTTGGGAACGACCACTTTGCAACAGCTTCTTGATATTGGACGTGCCCGGCGAGTTTCTGAAGCTACACTGTGTACCAACGTGGATTTATTTGACGTACGGCGTGCTGGATTCACCGCCCACGCCTTCTAA
- a CDS encoding GNAT family N-acetyltransferase gives MKHHETGALHTVTYNAAELHGADRELIGQFQQATTVGFYEEQPDKDCRTTYAQLMVAQQLRFSMVFDQQVETFSRHATAPVLTYGSFPGNLNAGGVRPVPVHKITAVTVSPTHRRRGLLTQQITGDLHFAQSQGFALAALGASEASIYGRFGFEPATYQTRLKTQVP, from the coding sequence GTGAAACACCACGAAACGGGTGCGTTGCACACCGTTACCTACAATGCTGCCGAACTGCATGGAGCGGATCGGGAACTGATTGGTCAGTTTCAGCAGGCGACGACCGTCGGTTTTTACGAAGAGCAACCTGATAAAGACTGCAGGACGACCTACGCGCAGCTGATGGTGGCACAGCAGCTTCGCTTTTCGATGGTCTTCGATCAGCAGGTTGAAACATTCTCTCGTCATGCCACAGCGCCGGTGCTGACCTATGGTTCATTCCCCGGAAACCTCAATGCTGGGGGAGTCCGCCCGGTTCCGGTGCATAAGATTACTGCAGTGACCGTTAGCCCGACACATCGTCGGCGTGGCCTTTTGACCCAGCAAATCACTGGCGATCTACACTTCGCGCAAAGCCAAGGGTTTGCCCTGGCGGCATTGGGCGCATCGGAAGCAAGTATTTATGGCCGGTTCGGGTTCGAACCTGCCACATACCAGACGCGCCTTAAAACTCAAGTGCCGTAA
- the polA gene encoding DNA polymerase I: MAFRAFYALPAENFATSTGQHTNAVHGFVSMLLTMIRQQKPTHVAVAFDLDTPTFRSLEYTEYKGGRNKTPEEFYGQIDLIQEVMKAMNIPAITLESFEADDILATLATKGEEAGFDVLVVSGDRDAFQLITEKTLVLYPKKGISDIPPMDAAAVEAKYFVPPERYSDLAALVGETADNLPGVPGVGPKTAAKWLNLYGDLAGVLENIDAIKGKVGDSLREHVDNVTRNRRLNQLKHDLELPVTLEEMELQAPNREEIENLFDALEFNTLRKRLFDLFAAQEEEVAPEVAAFTRVVTDNAEALRGFMESGQGAAIALQPAVVDSEAVGLALYRGSEAAWLDLAELDEETQSVLAQFLADEQAPKIFHDAKAAMHLLIERGFTVAGIKDDTLISAYLIQPDRRSHDLVDVVQYHLKYAVPVHQAKKGELDLGLTSDLAEPTLAQAQAIHDLSAYLATKLVEKHADELAATMELPLIPVLFEMERAGVAVDVDRLHELRAHFTTQVDQATNAAFAAIGHEVNLSSPKQLQVVLFEELDLPRTKKIKTGFTTDAESLQDLLVKTGHPFLVALMAYRDAIKLRQTVDGLLKATHSDGRIHTTYAQTVAATGRLSSLNPNLQNIPVRSEEGRRIRDVFMVGEGYETLLTVDYSQIEMRIMAHLSEDEGLIEAYQNGEDLHRYVGSRVFNVAPEEVTSEMRSKVKAMSYGLAYGLSSFGLSKQLKIGVDEARKLMKDYFDRFGAVRTYLRSVVDQARKDGYTETIFGRRRYLPELNSSDRRLRDIAERAALNAPIQGSAADLVKVAMLKIAEGLEAGEYKSRMLLQVHDELILEIAAGELDAVQELVTREMGQAADLLVPLDVQPGIGRTWHEAAH; the protein is encoded by the coding sequence ATGGCGTTCCGCGCTTTTTATGCGTTGCCTGCGGAAAACTTCGCAACTAGCACCGGGCAACACACCAACGCTGTCCATGGTTTTGTGTCGATGCTGCTGACGATGATCCGACAGCAGAAGCCCACGCACGTGGCCGTGGCCTTCGACCTAGACACCCCAACCTTCCGCTCGTTGGAGTACACCGAATACAAGGGTGGTCGAAACAAGACCCCGGAAGAGTTTTACGGCCAGATCGACCTCATCCAAGAAGTGATGAAGGCGATGAACATTCCGGCCATCACCTTGGAGAGCTTCGAGGCCGACGACATCCTTGCCACGCTAGCGACCAAGGGTGAAGAAGCCGGCTTTGATGTGCTGGTGGTCTCGGGAGACCGCGATGCCTTCCAGCTGATCACCGAGAAGACCTTGGTGTTGTACCCCAAGAAGGGTATCAGCGACATTCCACCGATGGACGCGGCAGCGGTAGAAGCGAAATATTTTGTACCCCCAGAACGCTACTCGGACCTGGCAGCACTGGTTGGTGAAACCGCGGATAACTTGCCAGGTGTCCCGGGCGTTGGTCCAAAGACCGCTGCTAAATGGCTCAATCTTTATGGTGACCTTGCCGGCGTTCTTGAAAACATTGACGCCATCAAGGGCAAGGTCGGCGATTCGCTGCGTGAGCACGTGGACAATGTGACGCGTAACCGTCGGCTGAACCAACTTAAGCACGATCTTGAGTTGCCGGTAACCCTGGAGGAGATGGAACTTCAGGCACCAAACCGCGAAGAAATTGAGAACTTGTTCGACGCGCTGGAGTTTAATACCCTGCGCAAGAGGCTGTTCGACCTTTTTGCTGCCCAGGAAGAAGAAGTGGCACCAGAAGTGGCTGCCTTCACTCGCGTGGTGACCGACAACGCCGAAGCGCTACGCGGATTCATGGAGTCCGGTCAGGGTGCTGCGATCGCGTTGCAACCAGCAGTGGTGGATTCCGAAGCAGTAGGCCTGGCGCTCTACCGTGGCAGCGAGGCGGCGTGGCTGGACCTTGCTGAACTAGATGAAGAAACTCAAAGTGTGCTGGCGCAGTTCTTGGCTGATGAGCAGGCGCCAAAGATTTTCCACGATGCCAAGGCTGCCATGCACTTGCTGATCGAACGCGGGTTCACAGTAGCTGGTATTAAGGACGATACGCTGATTAGCGCCTACCTGATTCAGCCGGATCGGCGAAGTCACGATCTGGTGGACGTGGTGCAATATCACCTGAAGTATGCGGTGCCGGTGCATCAGGCGAAGAAGGGCGAGTTGGATCTGGGGTTGACCTCGGATCTTGCAGAACCCACTTTGGCGCAGGCACAAGCCATCCACGATCTGTCCGCGTATCTCGCCACGAAGTTGGTTGAGAAGCACGCCGATGAATTGGCGGCGACTATGGAACTGCCACTGATTCCGGTGCTTTTCGAAATGGAACGGGCCGGCGTGGCCGTGGATGTAGATCGACTCCACGAGTTGCGTGCCCACTTCACCACCCAGGTGGATCAGGCGACCAATGCTGCGTTTGCTGCGATCGGCCACGAAGTTAATCTTTCCAGCCCGAAGCAGCTGCAGGTCGTCCTGTTTGAGGAACTGGATTTGCCGCGCACCAAGAAGATCAAGACTGGTTTCACCACCGACGCTGAGTCTTTGCAGGATCTGCTGGTTAAGACCGGGCATCCGTTCCTGGTGGCTTTGATGGCGTACCGTGATGCGATTAAGCTGCGTCAAACCGTGGATGGGTTGCTCAAAGCGACGCATTCTGACGGGCGAATTCACACCACTTACGCGCAGACCGTGGCGGCGACCGGCCGACTTTCGAGCCTGAACCCGAACCTGCAGAACATTCCGGTCCGTTCCGAAGAGGGCCGACGAATCCGCGACGTATTTATGGTGGGCGAGGGCTATGAAACCCTGCTGACCGTGGACTACTCGCAGATTGAAATGCGCATCATGGCGCATCTTTCCGAAGATGAGGGGCTCATTGAGGCCTACCAAAATGGCGAAGACTTGCACCGCTATGTTGGTTCGCGCGTGTTCAACGTGGCGCCGGAGGAAGTCACCTCGGAAATGCGTTCCAAGGTCAAGGCGATGAGCTACGGCTTGGCCTATGGTCTGAGCAGCTTTGGTCTGTCCAAGCAGCTGAAGATCGGTGTGGATGAGGCTCGCAAGCTGATGAAGGATTACTTCGACCGCTTCGGCGCGGTGCGCACCTATCTTCGTTCCGTGGTCGATCAGGCGCGTAAGGACGGCTACACCGAGACGATCTTTGGTCGTCGTCGCTACCTGCCGGAACTAAACAGCTCCGATCGTCGTCTGCGTGATATTGCCGAACGGGCTGCGTTGAACGCACCAATTCAGGGATCGGCGGCGGACCTGGTGAAGGTTGCCATGCTCAAGATCGCCGAAGGCCTTGAAGCCGGGGAATACAAATCTCGGATGCTCTTGCAGGTCCATGACGAATTGATTCTGGAAATTGCCGCTGGTGAGCTGGATGCGGTGCAGGAATTGGTGACTCGCGAAATGGGGCAAGCCGCCGACCTGCTCGTGCCATTGGATGTCCAGCCGGGAATCGGCCGGACCTGGCACGAGGCGGCCCACTAG
- a CDS encoding hotdog fold thioesterase, with product MNDNFTTQPTQSSAHPFAEQLTRHGIPQSVWPYLTQNGVGELVEKLQIVFTQFSAQQLVATMPVAGNTQVYGILHGGASAALAETLGSMAAALHAAGTAQPVGVDLNITHHKAGRSGLVTGVCTPIHLGTRSTCHEIIITNDADQRLATARITNMLLPVRE from the coding sequence ATGAACGACAATTTCACTACTCAACCCACGCAATCTTCGGCACATCCCTTTGCCGAGCAGCTAACCCGGCATGGCATTCCGCAGTCGGTCTGGCCTTATCTGACCCAAAACGGTGTCGGCGAGCTTGTCGAGAAACTGCAGATCGTCTTTACGCAGTTCAGCGCACAACAGTTGGTGGCCACCATGCCGGTTGCCGGCAACACTCAGGTATACGGGATCCTGCATGGCGGGGCTTCGGCTGCGTTAGCTGAAACGCTTGGCTCCATGGCTGCCGCACTGCACGCGGCCGGCACCGCCCAGCCAGTGGGCGTGGATCTGAACATCACCCATCACAAGGCTGGGCGTTCAGGCCTAGTCACCGGCGTCTGTACGCCGATCCATTTGGGCACACGCAGCACCTGCCACGAAATCATCATCACCAACGACGCCGATCAGCGCTTGGCCACGGCACGGATCACCAACATGCTACTACCCGTGCGCGAATAA
- a CDS encoding dihydrofolate reductase family protein has protein sequence MTSFKYYVGASVDGFIADGAKDAHWFTTVAKKSGVKEHFDRFFDTVGAVVIGGKTYADIAREVAEGRMKWMFGDKPVWVFTHHELPTIEETDLTFIRGEIGFWSQDIARSAGEGDVWIVGGADLAGGFVQAKMLDELLVVTVPVVLGGGTSIFGRGISTPLSAVDVRDLGDDTFVTRYSVG, from the coding sequence ATGACAAGCTTCAAGTACTATGTGGGTGCCTCAGTTGATGGTTTTATCGCTGATGGTGCTAAAGACGCTCATTGGTTCACCACGGTGGCCAAGAAGTCCGGGGTGAAAGAGCACTTTGACCGGTTCTTCGACACCGTTGGTGCGGTGGTCATTGGTGGGAAAACCTATGCCGACATTGCGCGCGAAGTCGCCGAAGGGCGAATGAAGTGGATGTTTGGCGACAAGCCCGTCTGGGTCTTTACCCACCACGAACTGCCCACCATTGAGGAGACCGACCTGACCTTTATCCGCGGAGAAATCGGTTTCTGGAGCCAGGACATCGCGCGCAGCGCGGGGGAAGGCGATGTGTGGATCGTCGGCGGTGCTGATCTAGCGGGAGGATTCGTGCAGGCGAAGATGCTCGATGAGTTGCTCGTGGTGACCGTTCCGGTGGTACTTGGGGGAGGAACCAGCATTTTTGGGCGCGGCATTAGCACCCCACTGTCCGCTGTGGACGTTCGTGATTTGGGGGATGACACCTTCGTCACCCGGTACTCGGTCGGCTAG
- a CDS encoding inorganic phosphate transporter — MDLTLIVVLVIALALFFDFTNGFHDTANAMATPIATGAISPKKAVALAAILNLVGAFLSTEVAKTISGGIINEDPTTGVAIGPAMIFAGLMGAVIWNLLTWLLGLPSSSSHALFGGLVGAAIVGAGFASVNYGVLISKVLLPAVCAPVIAGVSAYLCTKLAYAITKRQSGVSPKRGGFRYGQIFSSSLVALSHGTNDAQKTMGIITLTLVASGLQDSDSGVHLWVVAACAFAIALGTYTGGWRIIQTMGSGLTDVKPAQGFAAEVSTASAILASSHLGFALSTTQVASGSVIGSGLGRKGGEVRWGTAGRIALGWLFTLPAAAVVGGIAAWITHLGTVGVVIVAILGLAAMLVIWFVSRKQPHGAETTMSDIDNSGAAVNILTKKQRRAKAKADAQQAKLAAAQKEADNS, encoded by the coding sequence ATGGATTTGACGCTGATCGTCGTCCTAGTCATTGCCTTGGCGTTGTTCTTCGACTTCACCAACGGATTTCATGACACGGCCAATGCGATGGCCACCCCGATCGCAACCGGTGCAATCTCCCCTAAGAAGGCAGTTGCCCTCGCCGCAATATTGAACCTTGTCGGCGCATTTCTCTCCACCGAAGTGGCAAAGACCATCTCTGGCGGCATCATCAACGAAGACCCAACCACTGGCGTTGCCATTGGGCCCGCCATGATCTTCGCTGGCCTGATGGGCGCAGTGATTTGGAACCTTCTCACCTGGCTCCTAGGCCTACCATCAAGCTCCTCCCACGCGCTCTTCGGCGGACTGGTTGGCGCGGCAATTGTTGGTGCAGGCTTTGCCTCCGTGAACTACGGCGTTTTGATCTCTAAGGTCCTGCTGCCGGCGGTGTGTGCACCGGTGATCGCTGGTGTCTCCGCCTACCTGTGCACCAAACTGGCCTACGCCATCACCAAACGCCAAAGCGGCGTTTCGCCTAAGCGTGGCGGTTTCCGCTACGGTCAGATTTTCTCCTCCTCGCTGGTTGCGCTGTCGCACGGTACCAACGATGCGCAGAAGACCATGGGCATCATCACCCTGACCCTCGTTGCTTCGGGTCTGCAAGACTCCGATTCGGGCGTGCACTTGTGGGTTGTTGCCGCCTGTGCTTTTGCTATCGCTTTGGGTACCTACACCGGTGGTTGGCGCATTATCCAGACCATGGGCTCGGGCCTCACCGACGTGAAGCCGGCACAGGGTTTCGCGGCAGAAGTCTCCACCGCTTCGGCAATCTTGGCCTCATCGCACCTAGGGTTTGCGCTGTCGACCACGCAGGTGGCCTCGGGATCAGTCATTGGTTCCGGATTGGGCCGCAAGGGTGGCGAAGTGCGTTGGGGCACTGCCGGGCGTATCGCGCTTGGTTGGTTGTTCACCCTGCCAGCTGCAGCGGTCGTCGGCGGAATAGCTGCCTGGATCACCCATCTGGGCACCGTAGGCGTCGTGATTGTTGCGATCTTGGGTCTGGCAGCAATGCTGGTCATCTGGTTTGTCTCGCGTAAGCAGCCGCATGGGGCCGAAACGACGATGTCTGACATTGATAATTCGGGTGCTGCGGTAAATATTTTGACCAAGAAGCAGCGTCGAGCCAAGGCTAAAGCCGATGCACAGCAGGCAAAACTTGCCGCGGCCCAGAAGGAAGCTGATAACTCATGA
- a CDS encoding ANTAR domain-containing response regulator has product MSELPEITRIPSEVQSTPRRVLVAEDETLIRLDIVEILRSEGYEVVAEADNGQAALEKARELKPDLVLMDVKMPVMDGITAAEAIVKEKIAPVVLLTAFSQKELVERAREAGAMAYVVKPFTPADLTPAIEIAISRNDELRALEEEVSNLAEQFETRKLVDRAKSLLITKMGLTEPEAFRWIQKTSMDRRLSMRQVAETVVEQVK; this is encoded by the coding sequence ATGAGCGAACTACCCGAAATCACCCGAATCCCCTCCGAGGTGCAGTCCACCCCGCGTCGTGTTCTCGTTGCTGAGGATGAAACTCTGATCCGCCTGGATATCGTCGAAATCCTGCGATCCGAAGGCTACGAAGTGGTTGCCGAGGCCGACAATGGCCAGGCTGCCCTGGAGAAGGCCCGCGAACTTAAGCCCGATCTGGTGCTCATGGACGTCAAGATGCCGGTCATGGACGGGATTACCGCCGCTGAGGCCATCGTCAAAGAGAAGATCGCCCCGGTCGTCCTATTGACCGCGTTCAGCCAGAAGGAACTGGTGGAGCGTGCCCGTGAAGCCGGAGCGATGGCCTACGTGGTCAAGCCGTTCACCCCGGCCGACCTGACTCCAGCCATTGAGATCGCCATTTCGCGCAATGACGAGCTGCGTGCCCTGGAAGAAGAAGTTAGCAACCTGGCCGAGCAGTTTGAAACCCGTAAGCTGGTGGACCGCGCCAAGAGCCTGCTGATTACCAAGATGGGCCTGACCGAGCCGGAAGCCTTCCGCTGGATCCAGAAGACCTCGATGGATCGCCGCCTGAGCATGCGCCAGGTTGCTGAAACCGTGGTCGAGCAGGTCAAGTAA